The following proteins come from a genomic window of Acanthopagrus latus isolate v.2019 chromosome 5, fAcaLat1.1, whole genome shotgun sequence:
- the poli gene encoding DNA polymerase iota isoform X2 yields the protein MDKSEDEMEEDEAEWKNSFVDSVPFSSPATASVSGPSHSKTSVPTPAHRVILHFDLDCFYAQVEMLRNPALREVPLGIQQKYIIVTCNYVARELGVTKLMSVASAKEKCPQLVLVKGEDLTHYREMSYKVTELLMSYCPLVERLGFDENFMDVTKMVEARLEETQVSNNFSFKGHVYNHFSADVEASDHPSLALGSHIAAELREAIHSKLGLTGCAGIATNKLLAKLVSGSYKPNQQTTLLPENVSDIMGCLGSLRKVPGVGHQTAKRLQALGLASVKDLQLFPLNDLVREFGGPTAQRLRNLALGVDDTPVTPTGAPQSLSDEDSFKKISSTKDVLDKIQELLSSLVERYSATNKWFSRESRQSPIPNHIGHKITSGSTDDAVIQLATLAMKLFHKMVDSSAAFHLTLINVCFSNLQTRGAATSGKGSITSFFTHSSSPRKTQIFSTQSQDGSSQSGDIHLMEHQSSAHSVSTQNTTQKTSATRSPCSSEAALHGFKIEQSPDVAGEDPPLHEVSCPSARSDFDETNKTGTHRLPPDVDPEVFRLLPEEIQKELLSPAYSNSLPSSSMSSGKAVDIPNITENKSSYSLTDSPNIKDMKEPVNKLDPSDRPTIANNHCHAYVSVFPGENVIGEERLSSHQSSDCEFPGSVDPKVFSELPPDVQRELMMEWKQQKTVLKTSFRKQGKGSMTKDRKAAGKGSQANNLFKYFKPA from the exons ATGGATAAGAGCGAAGATGAGATGGAAGAGGATGAAGCCGAGTGGAAGAACAGTTTCGTGGATTCAGTCCCATTCAGCAGCCCCGCTACTGCTTCTG TTTCAGGTCCGAGCCACAGTAAGACATCAGTTCcaacacctgcacacagagtCATACTGCACTTCGACCTTGACTGCTTCTATGCTCAGGTGGAAATGTTGAGAAACCCAGCACTGAGAGAAGTACCTTTAG GTATTCAGCAGAAATACATCATAGTCACCTGTAACTATGTGGCAAGGGAGCTGGGTGTCACCAAGCTGATGTCTGTTGCAAGTGCGAAGGAGAAATGTCCTCAGCTGGTGCTGGTCAAAGGAGAAGACCTGACAcattacagagaaatgtcctATAAAGTGACAG AGCTGCTGATGTCCTATTGTCCACTGGTAGAGAGGCTGGGATTTGATGAAAACTTCATGGACGTCACAAAGATGGTAGAAGCAAGGCTAGAGGAGACCCAAGTGTCTAATAACTTCTCATTTAAAGGCCACGTCTACAACCATTTCA GTGCAGACGTTGAAGCCAGTGACCATCCAAGTTTGGCTTTAGGTTCACACATTGCAGCTGAGCTTAGAGAAGCCATCCACAGCAAACTGGGTCTGACAGGTTGTGCTGGCATCGCCACAAACAAGCTACTGGCCAAACTGGTGTCCGGCTCCTACAAACCCAATCAACAAACCACACTGCTGCCGGAGAACGTCAGCGACATCATGGGCTGCCTGGGTAGTCTCCGTAAAGTACCAG GGGTGGGCCACCAAACAGCTAAGAGACTTCAAGCCCTGGGATTGGCCAGCGTGAAAGACCTACAGCTCTTTCCATTGAATGACTTGGTGAGAGAGTTTGGAGGTCCCACTGCTCAGCGCTTGAGGAATCTGGCCCTCGGTGTTGATGACACACCCGTCACACCTACAGGGGCTCCCCAG TCTCTCAGTGACGAAGACTCCTTCAAGAAAATCTCATCCACTAAAGATGTTTTAGATAAGATTCAAGAACTCCTGAGCAGTCTtgtggagag ATACTCGGCAACCAACAAGTGGTTCAGTCGGGAGAGTCGTCAGTCTCCAATTCCCAACCACATAGGACACAAGATCACCTCTG GCAGCACCGATGATGCTGTGATTCAGCTGGCCACATTGGCGATGAAACTCTTCCACAAGATGGTGGACAGCAGTGCAGCCTTCCACCTCACCCTCATTAATGTTTGCTTCAGTAACCTGCAGACGAGGGGAGCTGCCACCAGCGGAAAGGGCTCCATCACATCTTTCTTCACTCACAGCTCGTCtcccagaaaaacacagatctTCTCAACTCAAAGCCAG GATGGTTCCTCTCAGAGTGGGGATATTCACTTAATGGAGCATCAGTCCAGTGCACACAGTGTGAGTACTCAAAATACCACACAAAAGACGTCAGCCACAAGAAGCCCTTGTAGCTCTGAGGCAGCATTACATGGGTTCAAAATAGAACAAAGCCCTGATGTTGCTGGAGAGGACCCTCCGCTTCACGAAGTATCCTGCCCTTCAGCGAGGTCAGACTttgatgaaacaaataaaacagggaCTCATCGTTTGCCCCCAGATGTTGACCCGGAGGTATTCAGGCTTCTCCCTGAGGAAATCCAGAAGGAGCTGTTATCTCCTGCATATTCAAACTCTCTCCCCAGCTCTTCAATGAGCTCAGGAAAAGCTGTTGATATCCCCAACATAACAGAAAACAAGTCTTCATATTCATTAACAGACTCACCAAATATTAAAGACATGAAAGAGCCTGTGAACAAATTGGATCCATCTGACAGGCCGACCATAGCTAATAACCACTGTCATGCATATGTAAGTGTATTTCCAGGAGAAAACGTCATAGGAGAAGAGAGACTGTCATCCCACCAGTCTTCTGACTGCGAGTTCCCGGGAAGTGTGGACCCTAAGGTGTTTTCTGAGCTTCCACCAGATGTGCAAAGGGAGCTGATGATGGAATGGAAGCAACAAAAGACGGTCCTTAAGACCTCATTCAGGAAACAAGGGAAAGGCTCGATGACCAAAGACAGAAAGGCTGCAGGAAAAGGCAGTCAGGCAAACAATTTGTTTAAGTATTTCAAACCTGCTTAG
- the poli gene encoding DNA polymerase iota isoform X1: MDKSEDEMEEDEAEWKNSFVDSVPFSSPATASVSGPSHSKTSVPTPAHRVILHFDLDCFYAQVEMLRNPALREVPLGIQQKYIIVTCNYVARELGVTKLMSVASAKEKCPQLVLVKGEDLTHYREMSYKVTELLMSYCPLVERLGFDENFMDVTKMVEARLEETQVSNNFSFKGHVYNHFSADVEASDHPSLALGSHIAAELREAIHSKLGLTGCAGIATNKLLAKLVSGSYKPNQQTTLLPENVSDIMGCLGSLRKVPGVGHQTAKRLQALGLASVKDLQLFPLNDLVREFGGPTAQRLRNLALGVDDTPVTPTGAPQSLSDEDSFKKISSTKDVLDKIQELLSSLVERMHKDGRQPQTFRLTIRRYSATNKWFSRESRQSPIPNHIGHKITSGSTDDAVIQLATLAMKLFHKMVDSSAAFHLTLINVCFSNLQTRGAATSGKGSITSFFTHSSSPRKTQIFSTQSQDGSSQSGDIHLMEHQSSAHSVSTQNTTQKTSATRSPCSSEAALHGFKIEQSPDVAGEDPPLHEVSCPSARSDFDETNKTGTHRLPPDVDPEVFRLLPEEIQKELLSPAYSNSLPSSSMSSGKAVDIPNITENKSSYSLTDSPNIKDMKEPVNKLDPSDRPTIANNHCHAYVSVFPGENVIGEERLSSHQSSDCEFPGSVDPKVFSELPPDVQRELMMEWKQQKTVLKTSFRKQGKGSMTKDRKAAGKGSQANNLFKYFKPA, from the exons ATGGATAAGAGCGAAGATGAGATGGAAGAGGATGAAGCCGAGTGGAAGAACAGTTTCGTGGATTCAGTCCCATTCAGCAGCCCCGCTACTGCTTCTG TTTCAGGTCCGAGCCACAGTAAGACATCAGTTCcaacacctgcacacagagtCATACTGCACTTCGACCTTGACTGCTTCTATGCTCAGGTGGAAATGTTGAGAAACCCAGCACTGAGAGAAGTACCTTTAG GTATTCAGCAGAAATACATCATAGTCACCTGTAACTATGTGGCAAGGGAGCTGGGTGTCACCAAGCTGATGTCTGTTGCAAGTGCGAAGGAGAAATGTCCTCAGCTGGTGCTGGTCAAAGGAGAAGACCTGACAcattacagagaaatgtcctATAAAGTGACAG AGCTGCTGATGTCCTATTGTCCACTGGTAGAGAGGCTGGGATTTGATGAAAACTTCATGGACGTCACAAAGATGGTAGAAGCAAGGCTAGAGGAGACCCAAGTGTCTAATAACTTCTCATTTAAAGGCCACGTCTACAACCATTTCA GTGCAGACGTTGAAGCCAGTGACCATCCAAGTTTGGCTTTAGGTTCACACATTGCAGCTGAGCTTAGAGAAGCCATCCACAGCAAACTGGGTCTGACAGGTTGTGCTGGCATCGCCACAAACAAGCTACTGGCCAAACTGGTGTCCGGCTCCTACAAACCCAATCAACAAACCACACTGCTGCCGGAGAACGTCAGCGACATCATGGGCTGCCTGGGTAGTCTCCGTAAAGTACCAG GGGTGGGCCACCAAACAGCTAAGAGACTTCAAGCCCTGGGATTGGCCAGCGTGAAAGACCTACAGCTCTTTCCATTGAATGACTTGGTGAGAGAGTTTGGAGGTCCCACTGCTCAGCGCTTGAGGAATCTGGCCCTCGGTGTTGATGACACACCCGTCACACCTACAGGGGCTCCCCAG TCTCTCAGTGACGAAGACTCCTTCAAGAAAATCTCATCCACTAAAGATGTTTTAGATAAGATTCAAGAACTCCTGAGCAGTCTtgtggagag GATGCACAAAGATGGCAGGCAGCCTCAAACCTTCCGACTTACTATCCGTAGATACTCGGCAACCAACAAGTGGTTCAGTCGGGAGAGTCGTCAGTCTCCAATTCCCAACCACATAGGACACAAGATCACCTCTG GCAGCACCGATGATGCTGTGATTCAGCTGGCCACATTGGCGATGAAACTCTTCCACAAGATGGTGGACAGCAGTGCAGCCTTCCACCTCACCCTCATTAATGTTTGCTTCAGTAACCTGCAGACGAGGGGAGCTGCCACCAGCGGAAAGGGCTCCATCACATCTTTCTTCACTCACAGCTCGTCtcccagaaaaacacagatctTCTCAACTCAAAGCCAG GATGGTTCCTCTCAGAGTGGGGATATTCACTTAATGGAGCATCAGTCCAGTGCACACAGTGTGAGTACTCAAAATACCACACAAAAGACGTCAGCCACAAGAAGCCCTTGTAGCTCTGAGGCAGCATTACATGGGTTCAAAATAGAACAAAGCCCTGATGTTGCTGGAGAGGACCCTCCGCTTCACGAAGTATCCTGCCCTTCAGCGAGGTCAGACTttgatgaaacaaataaaacagggaCTCATCGTTTGCCCCCAGATGTTGACCCGGAGGTATTCAGGCTTCTCCCTGAGGAAATCCAGAAGGAGCTGTTATCTCCTGCATATTCAAACTCTCTCCCCAGCTCTTCAATGAGCTCAGGAAAAGCTGTTGATATCCCCAACATAACAGAAAACAAGTCTTCATATTCATTAACAGACTCACCAAATATTAAAGACATGAAAGAGCCTGTGAACAAATTGGATCCATCTGACAGGCCGACCATAGCTAATAACCACTGTCATGCATATGTAAGTGTATTTCCAGGAGAAAACGTCATAGGAGAAGAGAGACTGTCATCCCACCAGTCTTCTGACTGCGAGTTCCCGGGAAGTGTGGACCCTAAGGTGTTTTCTGAGCTTCCACCAGATGTGCAAAGGGAGCTGATGATGGAATGGAAGCAACAAAAGACGGTCCTTAAGACCTCATTCAGGAAACAAGGGAAAGGCTCGATGACCAAAGACAGAAAGGCTGCAGGAAAAGGCAGTCAGGCAAACAATTTGTTTAAGTATTTCAAACCTGCTTAG
- the LOC119020096 gene encoding ras-related protein Rab-27B-like: MADWDYDYLIKLLALGDSGVGKTTFLHRYTDNKFNRKFTTTVGIDFREKRVMYTGKAADGMTDRNYKVHLQLWDTAGQERFRSLTTAFFRDAMGFLLMFDLTNQQSFLNVRNWMSQLQANAYCDSPDIVLVGTKADLLDLRDVHARQARDLADRYGIPYFETSAVTGIDVNQAVTTLLELVMKRMEHSSYGGRGSEPNGSPVASSELVEAPVRRRCAC; this comes from the exons ATGGCTGACTGGGACTATGACTATCTCATTAAGCTGCTGGCCCTGGGTGACTCCGGGGTGGGAAAGACCACCTTTCTCCACAGGTACACCGACAACAAGTTCAACCGCAAGTTCACAACCACAGTTGGCATTGACTTCAGGGAAAAGAGAGTG ATGTACACCGGGAAGGCTGCTGATGGGATGACTGACAGGAACTACAAGGTCCACCTTCAGCTATGGGACACAGCAGGACAAGAAAG GTTTCGCAGCCTCACTACAGCTTTCTTCAGAGACGCCATGGGTTTCCTGCTGATGTTCGACCTGACCAATCAGCAAAGTTTCCTCAACGTCAGGAACTGGATGA GTCAGCTTCAGGCCAATGCGTACTGTGACAGTCCAGACATCGTGTTGGTGGGCACCAAAGCAGACCTCCTAGATCTGAGGGATGTTCACGCCAGGCAGGCCAGGGATCTGGCCGACAGATACGG CATCCCCTACTTTGAGACGAGTGCAGTTACGGGCATCGATGTAAACCAGGCGGTGACCACCCTGCTGGAGCTGGTGATGAAGAGGATGGAGCACAGCTCTTACGGGGGCCGCGGCTCAGAACCCAACGGTAGCCCCGTGGCCAGCAGTGAACTGGTCGAGGCACCTGTGAGGAGAAGGTGTGCCTGCTGA
- the LOC119020095 gene encoding sia-alpha-2,3-Gal-beta-1,4-GlcNAc-R:alpha 2,8-sialyltransferase-like, which translates to MVRIAKALGLVILCVAVLILSLISYVSLRKDSLFSSSKYYMGGPRIMFHAGFRSQFAMNFLDPSFIPLTNALNEELQGKPTKWRFNKTAYHQQRKDIFNYIDIPNNFSLTKNSVRVGQLMHFDYSSHKYVFSISNNFKSLLPDTSPIHNKHYSICSVVGNSGILTGSHCGPEIDNADFVFRCNFAPTEVYSKDVGKKTNLTTFNPSILERYYNNLLTIQDRNNFFLNLKKLEGAILWIPAFFLHTSATVTRTLVDFFVEHKGQLKVELAWPGNIMHDVNKYWKTKNLSPKRLSTGILMYTLASAMCDEIHLYGFWPFGWDPNTGKDLPYHYYDKKGTKFTTKWQETHQLPSEFKLLYKLHREGVIKLSLTHCS; encoded by the exons ATGGTCCGCATCGCCAAGGCCCTGGGTTTGGTTATCCTGTGCGTCGCCGTGCTCATCCTGTCGCTCATCAGCTATGTGTCCCTGAGAAAAGACagcctcttctcttcctctaaATACTACATGGGGGGTCCGAGGATTATGTTCCATGCAGGATTTCG GTCTCAGTTTGCCATGAATTTCCTGGACCCCTCCTTTATACCCCTAACTAATGCCCTGAATGAGGAGCTCCAAGGAAAGCCAACCAAATGGAGGTTCAACAAGACTGCTTATCATCAGCAGAG gaAAGATATCTTCAACTACATCGACATTCCCAACAACTTCTCCCTCACAAAGAACAGTGTGCGTGTCGGCCAGCTGATGCACTTTGACTACTCTAGCCACAAGTATGTCTTCTCCATCAGCAACAACTTCAAATCCCTCCTCCCGGACACCTCTCCCATCCACAACAAGCACTACAGCATATGCTCTGTGGTGGGCAACAGCGGCATCCTGACAGGCAGCCACTGCGGCCCAGAAATCGACAATGCCGACTTCGTCTTCCGCTGCAACTTCGCCCCCACGGAGGTCTACTCCAAGGACGTGGGCAAGAAGACCAACCTGACCACCTTTAACCCCAGCATCCTGGAGAGGTACTACAATAACCTGCTGACCATTCAAGACAGGAATAACTTCTTCCTCAACCTGAAGAAGCTGGAGGGAGCCATCCTGTGGATCCCTGCGTTCTTTCTTCATACGTCAGCCACAGTGACCAGGACCTTGGTGGACTTCTTTGTGGAGCACAAGGGCCAGTTGAAGGTTGAACTGGCCTGGCCGGGGAACATCATGCACGATGTCAACAA ATACTGGAAGACTAAAAACCTCTCCCCCAAGCGTCTCAGCACTGGAATCCTCATGTACACGCTGGCCTCTGCCATGTGCGACGAGATCCACCTCTACGGCTTCTGGCCCTTCGGCTGGGACCCCAACACGGGCAAGGACCTGCCTTACCACTACTACGACAAGAAAGGGACCAAATTCACCACCAAGTGGCAGGAGACCCACCAGCTGCCCAGCGAGTTCAAGCTGCTCTACAAGCTGCACAGGGAAGGTGTGATCAAACTCAGCCTGACGCACTGCTCTTAG
- the LOC119019710 gene encoding cyclin-G2-like, translating into MRDLQAIDSLLLKELKSCCAREFNFLPRETGLKLMESASAESHSTVSAKCRDARVEELWGLTSFFGYSTQTFVQAVNLLDRFLTIMKVQPKHLPCIGVCCLHIAAKMVEEESNVSPTQELIRISQSKFTVSDLCRMERIISEKLSVEPEAVTALTFLHLYYSAFTSLSAGREEIPSIARLEAQLKACLCRLVFSKAKPSVLALSLIAQEFDALQSTTLLKIVQQFQRYLKISDSEQLYWKELVAKCMAEYSSSECNKPDNKKLVWIVSRRTAQNLQANHFSVPGLPTIPEGSWDESESEDSCEDMSCGEDSPCGSPGSDGEGAFFPSVFRKCRK; encoded by the exons ATGAGGGATCTTCAAGCCATTGACAGCTTGCTCTTGAAGGAGTTGAAGTCATGCTGTGCCAGGGAGTTCAACTTTCTACCCAGAGAGACTGGCCTGAAGCTGATGGAGTCAGCCTCCGCAGAG AGTCACAGCACAGTGTCTGCGAAATGCAGAGACGCCAGAGTGGAAGAGCTGTGGGGCCTGACCAGTTTCTTTGGCTACAGCACCCAAACATTTGTTCAAGCTGTCAATTTGCTTGACAGATTCCTCACCATTATGAAG GTGCAGCCCAAGCACTTGCCCTGTATTGGAGTCTGTTGTCTTCACATTGCTGCCAAAATGGTTGAGGAAGAGAGCAATGTCTCACCCACCCAAGAGCTAATTCGCATCAGCCAAAGCAAGTTCACTGTGTCAGACCTGTGTCGCATGGAGAGAATCATCTCAGAGAAGCTCAGTGTGGAGCCCGAAGCAGTCACAGCCTTAACCTTTCTACACCTCTACTACTCGGCCTTCACATCTCTGTCTGCTGGAAG GGAGGAGATCCCAAGCATTGCGAGACTGGAAGCCCAGCTAAAAGCCTGCTTATGCCGTCTTGTTTTCTCTAAAGCAAAA CCATCGGTGCTGGCCCTGTCCCTCATTGCTCAGGAGTTTGACGCCCTCCAGTCCACCACCTTGTTGAAGATTGTGCAGCAATTCCAAAGATATCTAAAG ATCAGCGATAGCGAGCAGCTCTACTGGAAGGAACTTGTGGCCAAGTGCATGGCAGAATACTCCTCAAGCGAATGTAACAAACCAGACAACAAAAAGCTTGTTTGGATTGTGTCCAGGAGAACAGCACAGAATCTTCAGGCAAATCATTTCAGTGTACCTGGCCTGCCCACTATTCCTGAGGGGAGCTGGGACGAGAGTGAAAG TGAGGACTCTTGCGAGGACATGAGCTGCGGAGAAGACAGCCCATGCGGCTCGCCAGGAAGTGATGGTGAAGGAGCCTTCTTTCCCTCCGTATTTCGCAAGTGTAGAAAGTGA